Proteins found in one Channa argus isolate prfri chromosome 7, Channa argus male v1.0, whole genome shotgun sequence genomic segment:
- the LOC137130554 gene encoding CUB domain-containing protein 1-like isoform X3, which translates to MTYAQMSSDLPQDQDGQNLTITPDTGTTVNIFSTQAKGCKVCRVRPSRRCFTFLPLKNTTVVEFECPKPHDVFKVEIVRNIECTIKSCSGHIIQADSASQPLLDFNRKFIWNLKASALKAFKIDFTKAGLRQINPSEICPERHTYTLQAAGNVAVGKYCRSGIIASVQILKSGSFSLDVPAGQKLQNGQFDVSVGEEIKSLAKITLTFPDGTSSTELLSPNYPSSFPDDDVMEWYFQVPEKHKMSVQFLNLTQPHCLKKETAVEYRSKGRAVSVLRLMDPQPDQNLGNVSMTLRNCEMDKRRSGSPGLSINLRVTASSASLPVSCKVDMSESEGLTLHIEKLRPVSECKMKINSVTTEKITVSSNSDLSFQDCSPEDVQVTALRVIACSQLKDCPKTSVPLLLPVLPSCLPAPLSIATWTLRPPQHGTVELASPTGPLRQSLPGQPCNDSINIKLREGNGTTIGDFCSQGSIEKVQIHTNMSVTLSSTEGKAVRISYKHVLNATFKGEISETYIFTVSLKKDNPVLLATPGWPTGMKGYSTVSWIVSVPPNMEAHLKFANLSQPKCSNHHTDISVQRVGRSTLDYSRREDDKADSELTVFDSFYLNMSNCKIERGHFSVISNITLQLPKNKTMLPIILSVVAALLVIFVIVVIVVCVVINRKKKEKLNHQTSIYNPNGINIQPGHSRFPKTRADNESHVYATIDETLIYTHLLKEGAEVSVYRESDSNSPATGHANSQKPLISKDACFNDMEVGVYQPFEAPPLPERPQSRPLVDNEIYQTAKKSEEELPLSLGPRLEPEGGN; encoded by the exons ATGACATATGCGCAGATGTCAAGCGATTTACCTCAGGATCAAG ATGGGCAGAACCTGACCATCACCCCTGACACAGGTACCACCGTTAACATCTTCAGTACTCAAGCCAAAGGTTGCAAAGTGTGCAGAGTCAGACCCTCACGAagatgttttacatttctacCGTTAAAAAACACCACTGTTGTGGAGTTTGAGTGCCCCAAACCTCATGATGTATTTAAAGTGGAAATTGTGCGAAATATAG AATGCACCATAAAGTCATGCAGTGGTCACATCATCCAGGCTGACTCTGCCTCTCAACCTTTGCTGGATTTTAACCGCAAATTCATCTGGAACCTAAAGGCCTCAGCGCTAAAGGCATTCAAAATAGACTTCACCAAAGCGGGTCTGAGACAGATTAACCCATCTGAAATATGTCCCGAGAGACACACCTACACCCTCCAGGCTGCAGGGAATGTGGCTGTAGGGAAATACTGCAGGTCGGGAATTATCGCTAGCGTTCAGATACTGAAATCTGGCAGCTTTTCTCTGGACGTCCCAGCAGGGCAGAAGCTGCAAAATGGACAATTTGATGTGTCTGTTGGGGAGGAAATCAAGT CCCTTGCTAAAATTACACTGACGTTCCCAGATGGGACCTCATCCACAGAGCTTCTCTCTCCAAACTACCCGAGCAGTTTTCCTGACGACGATGTGATGGAGTGGTACTTTCAGGTCccagaaaaacacaagatgtCTGTTCAGTTCCTAAACCTCACACAGCCGCATTGTCTTAAAAAGGAGACAGCAGTGGAGTACCGCAGCAAAGGCAGAGCTGTGTCAGTGCTCAGACTGATGGACCCCCAGCCAGACCAGAATTTGGGAAATGTTTCCATGACATTGAGGAACTGTGAGATGGACAAAAGAAGATCTGGTTCTCCTGGACTCTCCATAAACCTGAGGGTGACAGCTTCAAGTGCAAGTTTGCCAG TGTCGTGTAAAGTGGACATGAGCGAATCGGAGGGTCTCACTCTTCACATTGAGAAGTTGAGGCCAGTCTCTGAGTGCAAGATGAAAATAAACTCTGTGACGACGGAGAAGATCACAGTCTCATCAAATAGTGACTTATCTTTCCAGGACTGCTCTCCTGAAGATGTACAAGTCACTGCACTGAGAGTCATAG CATGTAGTCAACTCAAAGACTGCCCGAAGACTTCGGTCCCTCTGTTGCTACCTGTGCTGCCAAGCTGCCTCCCAGCCCCACTGAGCATTGCAACCTGGACTCTCCGTCCTCCTCAGCATGGCACTGTGGAGTTGGCGTCACCGACGGGGCCCCTCAGGCAGTCCCTGCCTGGGCAGCCATGCAATGATAGCATTAATATCAAACTGAGAGAAGGTAATGGCACTACTATTGGAGACTTCTGCTCTCAGGGATCCATAGAGAAGGTCCAGATCCACACCAACATGTCCGTCACTCTGTCCAGCACAGAGGGTAAAGCAGTGAGGATATCTTACAAACATGTGTTGAATGCCACTTTCAAAGGGGAGATATCAG AAACCTATATATTCACTGTATCTTTGAAGAAAGACAATCCTGTCCTTTTGGCTACTCCTGGTTGGCCAACAGGAATGAAAGGTTACTCCACGGTCtcctggattgtctctgtccctcCGAACATGGAGGCACACCTGAAGTTTGCCAACCTCAGCCAGCCCAAGTGCAGCAACCACCACACCGACATCAGCGTGCAGCGAGTCGGTCGCTCGACGTTGGACTACAGTCGCAGGGAGGATGACAAGGCCGACAGTGAGCTTACTGTCTTTGACAGCTTCTACCTCAACATGTCCAACTGTAAGATTGAAAGAGGACACTTCAGTGTAATTAGCAACATCACCCTGCAGCTGCCCAAGAACAAGA CCATGCTGCCCATCATCCTGAGTGTGGTGGCTGCTCTCCTagttatttttgtcattgtggTGATCGTGGTCTGTGTGGTCATCAA caggaagaagaaggaaaagctAAATCATCAGACATCCATTTACAATCCAAATGGCATTAACATCCAGCCAGGACACAGCCGCTTCCCTAAGACACGTGCTGACAATGAGTCCCATGTATACGCTACAATCGATGAGACTCTGATCTACACACACCTGTTGAAAGAAGGTGCAGAGGTCAGCGTCTACAGAGAGTCTGACTCAAACAGTCCTGCCACAGGACACGCCAACTCTCAGAAACCACTGATTTCTAAAGATGCTTGTTTCAACGACATGGAAGTTGGAGTTTATCAACCTTTTGAGGCTCCACCGCTTCCTGAGAGACCTCAGAGCCGACCCCTAGTGGACAATGAAATATACCAGACTGCAAAAAAGAGTGAGGAGGAACTCCCTCTGAGTCTGGGGCCGCGGCTGGAGCCAGAAGGAGGCAACTGA
- the LOC137130554 gene encoding CUB domain-containing protein 1-like isoform X2, with protein sequence MSLSTFRVSLHIFLLTFIVFTVSDGQNLTITPDTGTTVNIFSTQAKGCKVCRVRPSRRCFTFLPLKNTTVVEFECPKPHDVFKVEIVRNIECTIKSCSGHIIQADSASQPLLDFNRKFIWNLKASALKAFKIDFTKAGLRQINPSEICPERHTYTLQAAGNVAVGKYCRSGIIASVQILKSGSFSLDVPAGQKLQNGQFDVSVGEEIKSLAKITLTFPDGTSSTELLSPNYPSSFPDDDVMEWYFQVPEKHKMSVQFLNLTQPHCLKKETAVEYRSKGRAVSVLRLMDPQPDQNLGNVSMTLRNCEMDKRRSGSPGLSINLRVTASSASLPVSCKVDMSESEGLTLHIEKLRPVSECKMKINSVTTEKITVSSNSDLSFQDCSPEDVQVTALRVIACSQLKDCPKTSVPLLLPVLPSCLPAPLSIATWTLRPPQHGTVELASPTGPLRQSLPGQPCNDSINIKLREGNGTTIGDFCSQGSIEKVQIHTNMSVTLSSTEGKAVRISYKHVLNATFKGEISETYIFTVSLKKDNPVLLATPGWPTGMKGYSTVSWIVSVPPNMEAHLKFANLSQPKCSNHHTDISVQRVGRSTLDYSRREDDKADSELTVFDSFYLNMSNCKIERGHFSVISNITLQLPKNKTMLPIILSVVAALLVIFVIVVIVVCVVIKKKKEKLNHQTSIYNPNGINIQPGHSRFPKTRADNESHVYATIDETLIYTHLLKEGAEVSVYRESDSNSPATGHANSQKPLISKDACFNDMEVGVYQPFEAPPLPERPQSRPLVDNEIYQTAKKSEEELPLSLGPRLEPEGGN encoded by the exons ATGTCGCTATCTACATTTAGAGTGTCTCTGCACATTTTTCTACTTACATTCATCGTCTTCACAGTATCAG ATGGGCAGAACCTGACCATCACCCCTGACACAGGTACCACCGTTAACATCTTCAGTACTCAAGCCAAAGGTTGCAAAGTGTGCAGAGTCAGACCCTCACGAagatgttttacatttctacCGTTAAAAAACACCACTGTTGTGGAGTTTGAGTGCCCCAAACCTCATGATGTATTTAAAGTGGAAATTGTGCGAAATATAG AATGCACCATAAAGTCATGCAGTGGTCACATCATCCAGGCTGACTCTGCCTCTCAACCTTTGCTGGATTTTAACCGCAAATTCATCTGGAACCTAAAGGCCTCAGCGCTAAAGGCATTCAAAATAGACTTCACCAAAGCGGGTCTGAGACAGATTAACCCATCTGAAATATGTCCCGAGAGACACACCTACACCCTCCAGGCTGCAGGGAATGTGGCTGTAGGGAAATACTGCAGGTCGGGAATTATCGCTAGCGTTCAGATACTGAAATCTGGCAGCTTTTCTCTGGACGTCCCAGCAGGGCAGAAGCTGCAAAATGGACAATTTGATGTGTCTGTTGGGGAGGAAATCAAGT CCCTTGCTAAAATTACACTGACGTTCCCAGATGGGACCTCATCCACAGAGCTTCTCTCTCCAAACTACCCGAGCAGTTTTCCTGACGACGATGTGATGGAGTGGTACTTTCAGGTCccagaaaaacacaagatgtCTGTTCAGTTCCTAAACCTCACACAGCCGCATTGTCTTAAAAAGGAGACAGCAGTGGAGTACCGCAGCAAAGGCAGAGCTGTGTCAGTGCTCAGACTGATGGACCCCCAGCCAGACCAGAATTTGGGAAATGTTTCCATGACATTGAGGAACTGTGAGATGGACAAAAGAAGATCTGGTTCTCCTGGACTCTCCATAAACCTGAGGGTGACAGCTTCAAGTGCAAGTTTGCCAG TGTCGTGTAAAGTGGACATGAGCGAATCGGAGGGTCTCACTCTTCACATTGAGAAGTTGAGGCCAGTCTCTGAGTGCAAGATGAAAATAAACTCTGTGACGACGGAGAAGATCACAGTCTCATCAAATAGTGACTTATCTTTCCAGGACTGCTCTCCTGAAGATGTACAAGTCACTGCACTGAGAGTCATAG CATGTAGTCAACTCAAAGACTGCCCGAAGACTTCGGTCCCTCTGTTGCTACCTGTGCTGCCAAGCTGCCTCCCAGCCCCACTGAGCATTGCAACCTGGACTCTCCGTCCTCCTCAGCATGGCACTGTGGAGTTGGCGTCACCGACGGGGCCCCTCAGGCAGTCCCTGCCTGGGCAGCCATGCAATGATAGCATTAATATCAAACTGAGAGAAGGTAATGGCACTACTATTGGAGACTTCTGCTCTCAGGGATCCATAGAGAAGGTCCAGATCCACACCAACATGTCCGTCACTCTGTCCAGCACAGAGGGTAAAGCAGTGAGGATATCTTACAAACATGTGTTGAATGCCACTTTCAAAGGGGAGATATCAG AAACCTATATATTCACTGTATCTTTGAAGAAAGACAATCCTGTCCTTTTGGCTACTCCTGGTTGGCCAACAGGAATGAAAGGTTACTCCACGGTCtcctggattgtctctgtccctcCGAACATGGAGGCACACCTGAAGTTTGCCAACCTCAGCCAGCCCAAGTGCAGCAACCACCACACCGACATCAGCGTGCAGCGAGTCGGTCGCTCGACGTTGGACTACAGTCGCAGGGAGGATGACAAGGCCGACAGTGAGCTTACTGTCTTTGACAGCTTCTACCTCAACATGTCCAACTGTAAGATTGAAAGAGGACACTTCAGTGTAATTAGCAACATCACCCTGCAGCTGCCCAAGAACAAGA CCATGCTGCCCATCATCCTGAGTGTGGTGGCTGCTCTCCTagttatttttgtcattgtggTGATCGTGGTCTGTGTGGTCATCAA gaagaagaaggaaaagctAAATCATCAGACATCCATTTACAATCCAAATGGCATTAACATCCAGCCAGGACACAGCCGCTTCCCTAAGACACGTGCTGACAATGAGTCCCATGTATACGCTACAATCGATGAGACTCTGATCTACACACACCTGTTGAAAGAAGGTGCAGAGGTCAGCGTCTACAGAGAGTCTGACTCAAACAGTCCTGCCACAGGACACGCCAACTCTCAGAAACCACTGATTTCTAAAGATGCTTGTTTCAACGACATGGAAGTTGGAGTTTATCAACCTTTTGAGGCTCCACCGCTTCCTGAGAGACCTCAGAGCCGACCCCTAGTGGACAATGAAATATACCAGACTGCAAAAAAGAGTGAGGAGGAACTCCCTCTGAGTCTGGGGCCGCGGCTGGAGCCAGAAGGAGGCAACTGA
- the LOC137130554 gene encoding CUB domain-containing protein 1-like isoform X1 — translation MSLSTFRVSLHIFLLTFIVFTVSDGQNLTITPDTGTTVNIFSTQAKGCKVCRVRPSRRCFTFLPLKNTTVVEFECPKPHDVFKVEIVRNIECTIKSCSGHIIQADSASQPLLDFNRKFIWNLKASALKAFKIDFTKAGLRQINPSEICPERHTYTLQAAGNVAVGKYCRSGIIASVQILKSGSFSLDVPAGQKLQNGQFDVSVGEEIKSLAKITLTFPDGTSSTELLSPNYPSSFPDDDVMEWYFQVPEKHKMSVQFLNLTQPHCLKKETAVEYRSKGRAVSVLRLMDPQPDQNLGNVSMTLRNCEMDKRRSGSPGLSINLRVTASSASLPVSCKVDMSESEGLTLHIEKLRPVSECKMKINSVTTEKITVSSNSDLSFQDCSPEDVQVTALRVIACSQLKDCPKTSVPLLLPVLPSCLPAPLSIATWTLRPPQHGTVELASPTGPLRQSLPGQPCNDSINIKLREGNGTTIGDFCSQGSIEKVQIHTNMSVTLSSTEGKAVRISYKHVLNATFKGEISETYIFTVSLKKDNPVLLATPGWPTGMKGYSTVSWIVSVPPNMEAHLKFANLSQPKCSNHHTDISVQRVGRSTLDYSRREDDKADSELTVFDSFYLNMSNCKIERGHFSVISNITLQLPKNKTMLPIILSVVAALLVIFVIVVIVVCVVINRKKKEKLNHQTSIYNPNGINIQPGHSRFPKTRADNESHVYATIDETLIYTHLLKEGAEVSVYRESDSNSPATGHANSQKPLISKDACFNDMEVGVYQPFEAPPLPERPQSRPLVDNEIYQTAKKSEEELPLSLGPRLEPEGGN, via the exons ATGTCGCTATCTACATTTAGAGTGTCTCTGCACATTTTTCTACTTACATTCATCGTCTTCACAGTATCAG ATGGGCAGAACCTGACCATCACCCCTGACACAGGTACCACCGTTAACATCTTCAGTACTCAAGCCAAAGGTTGCAAAGTGTGCAGAGTCAGACCCTCACGAagatgttttacatttctacCGTTAAAAAACACCACTGTTGTGGAGTTTGAGTGCCCCAAACCTCATGATGTATTTAAAGTGGAAATTGTGCGAAATATAG AATGCACCATAAAGTCATGCAGTGGTCACATCATCCAGGCTGACTCTGCCTCTCAACCTTTGCTGGATTTTAACCGCAAATTCATCTGGAACCTAAAGGCCTCAGCGCTAAAGGCATTCAAAATAGACTTCACCAAAGCGGGTCTGAGACAGATTAACCCATCTGAAATATGTCCCGAGAGACACACCTACACCCTCCAGGCTGCAGGGAATGTGGCTGTAGGGAAATACTGCAGGTCGGGAATTATCGCTAGCGTTCAGATACTGAAATCTGGCAGCTTTTCTCTGGACGTCCCAGCAGGGCAGAAGCTGCAAAATGGACAATTTGATGTGTCTGTTGGGGAGGAAATCAAGT CCCTTGCTAAAATTACACTGACGTTCCCAGATGGGACCTCATCCACAGAGCTTCTCTCTCCAAACTACCCGAGCAGTTTTCCTGACGACGATGTGATGGAGTGGTACTTTCAGGTCccagaaaaacacaagatgtCTGTTCAGTTCCTAAACCTCACACAGCCGCATTGTCTTAAAAAGGAGACAGCAGTGGAGTACCGCAGCAAAGGCAGAGCTGTGTCAGTGCTCAGACTGATGGACCCCCAGCCAGACCAGAATTTGGGAAATGTTTCCATGACATTGAGGAACTGTGAGATGGACAAAAGAAGATCTGGTTCTCCTGGACTCTCCATAAACCTGAGGGTGACAGCTTCAAGTGCAAGTTTGCCAG TGTCGTGTAAAGTGGACATGAGCGAATCGGAGGGTCTCACTCTTCACATTGAGAAGTTGAGGCCAGTCTCTGAGTGCAAGATGAAAATAAACTCTGTGACGACGGAGAAGATCACAGTCTCATCAAATAGTGACTTATCTTTCCAGGACTGCTCTCCTGAAGATGTACAAGTCACTGCACTGAGAGTCATAG CATGTAGTCAACTCAAAGACTGCCCGAAGACTTCGGTCCCTCTGTTGCTACCTGTGCTGCCAAGCTGCCTCCCAGCCCCACTGAGCATTGCAACCTGGACTCTCCGTCCTCCTCAGCATGGCACTGTGGAGTTGGCGTCACCGACGGGGCCCCTCAGGCAGTCCCTGCCTGGGCAGCCATGCAATGATAGCATTAATATCAAACTGAGAGAAGGTAATGGCACTACTATTGGAGACTTCTGCTCTCAGGGATCCATAGAGAAGGTCCAGATCCACACCAACATGTCCGTCACTCTGTCCAGCACAGAGGGTAAAGCAGTGAGGATATCTTACAAACATGTGTTGAATGCCACTTTCAAAGGGGAGATATCAG AAACCTATATATTCACTGTATCTTTGAAGAAAGACAATCCTGTCCTTTTGGCTACTCCTGGTTGGCCAACAGGAATGAAAGGTTACTCCACGGTCtcctggattgtctctgtccctcCGAACATGGAGGCACACCTGAAGTTTGCCAACCTCAGCCAGCCCAAGTGCAGCAACCACCACACCGACATCAGCGTGCAGCGAGTCGGTCGCTCGACGTTGGACTACAGTCGCAGGGAGGATGACAAGGCCGACAGTGAGCTTACTGTCTTTGACAGCTTCTACCTCAACATGTCCAACTGTAAGATTGAAAGAGGACACTTCAGTGTAATTAGCAACATCACCCTGCAGCTGCCCAAGAACAAGA CCATGCTGCCCATCATCCTGAGTGTGGTGGCTGCTCTCCTagttatttttgtcattgtggTGATCGTGGTCTGTGTGGTCATCAA caggaagaagaaggaaaagctAAATCATCAGACATCCATTTACAATCCAAATGGCATTAACATCCAGCCAGGACACAGCCGCTTCCCTAAGACACGTGCTGACAATGAGTCCCATGTATACGCTACAATCGATGAGACTCTGATCTACACACACCTGTTGAAAGAAGGTGCAGAGGTCAGCGTCTACAGAGAGTCTGACTCAAACAGTCCTGCCACAGGACACGCCAACTCTCAGAAACCACTGATTTCTAAAGATGCTTGTTTCAACGACATGGAAGTTGGAGTTTATCAACCTTTTGAGGCTCCACCGCTTCCTGAGAGACCTCAGAGCCGACCCCTAGTGGACAATGAAATATACCAGACTGCAAAAAAGAGTGAGGAGGAACTCCCTCTGAGTCTGGGGCCGCGGCTGGAGCCAGAAGGAGGCAACTGA
- the LOC137130555 gene encoding transmembrane protein 158 translates to MLNNSPTLLLALTAAAGLLLRCQGWSDEDLLLPPINSSNRFLANLEVDVRFSKRSVEESEASPDASSLQTMSQCNVSVQRLLPTSLVAHWDSSFGFQCDVLIYTTNNHGRAFFSASFNRAISPVVIEHLGVTGGQQELRLCVGCGMSRYRRFGQGRSRGQQTGDQVTFCCVDFSLDELKGDKSWRLNRKPIESTLVACFMTLVIIVWSVAALIWPVPIIAGFLPNGMEQRRPR, encoded by the coding sequence ATGCTGAACAACTCTCCGACTCTCCTGCTGGCTTTGACCGCAGCGGCCGGACTTCTCTTGAGATGTCAAGGCTGGAGCGACGAGGACCTTCTCCTGCCGCCCATCAACTCCTCCAATCGGTTCCTGGCCAACCTGGAGGTGGACGTGCGCTTCTCCAAGAGGTCTGTGGAGGAGAGCGAAGCCTCGCCCGACGCCTCCTCCCTGCAGACTATGTCCCAGTGCAACGTGAGCGTCCAGAGACTCTTGCCCACATCGCTGGTGGCCCACTGGGACAGCAGCTTCGGCTTCCAGTGTGATGTTCTCATCTACACCACCAACAACCACGGAAGGGCTTTTTTCTCCGCGTCTTTTAACAGGGCGATCTCGCCTGTCGTCATCGAGCACCTCGGGGTCACCGGGGGTCAGCAGGAGTTGCGGCTCTGCGTGGGCTGCGGGATGTCCCGGTACCGGAGGTTTGGGCAGGGCAGGTCGAGGGGCCAGCAGACCGGGGATCAGGTCACTTTCTGCTGCGTGGACTTCAGCCTCGACGAGCTAAAGGGGGACAAAAGTTGGAGGCTGAACAGAAAGCCCATCGAGTCCACACTTGTGGCTTGTTTTATGACTTTGGTCATCATTGTGTGGAGTGTTGCTGCTCTCATATGGCCGGTCCCGATCATTGCAGGGTTTCTGCCTAATGGGATGGAGCAGAGGAGGCCGAGATAA